A stretch of DNA from Coccidioides posadasii str. Silveira chromosome 1, complete sequence:
TAACTGGACTCCGTGCCTAAAGTCTGGCTGGTGATCGATCGTGGCCTCCCGTGGCTGAAGGAGCTCCGaactctactccgtacaagcgAGATTGTGATTGTAATTCATTAGGCTTGAGTAATGGGCACTGTGCTCGCCACGCAAGTGTCCAATATGGACAGGTATCCCGACACCTCCTCCAGCTGTACCTCTGTAGCCTGTATGTACTGTTTTGAGGGAACCAAAAACTGCGAAGCTGAAcaagagaaataaaaaaaataaaaagttaCAAACgatcagaaaaaaaaaaaatggtGAGGCGGCGAACCCAAGAGGATAACTCCATACAAGGCCtctaaaaaaaatataaaaaaaaataaatggGATCCAAAAACGGGGGCTGATTGGAAAGGCCGTCGAGCAAGTGATCAGGTTCAAGACCAGCGCAGCGGCCCACCCAATCAGTGGATGTTTCCTCCGTGATAATAATTTTGCTAAGGTTCAGCGTCCAGAGGCCACCCACGCCAGGGCTTGAGTCGACCGCCCTCCACTTCCAGAAAGCCTGCACGCCGGGATCCATGCTGCAAACACTCAAAATTATTTGCTGCAGAGGACAAGATCCTTACTCTCTCACTACCTCTCCACCTTGCCTCTTGACTCTCTTCCCATCCCTTTGGCCTCTCTTCCGCATGTTAGCTTTGTTTCATTGTCAATGTTCCCGACTGTGACACCGCAGTCCTGCCCTTGCCTGCCTCTTTTTCATGTCTTCCAAGCACTCCCTAACTGCTCTGCTTTGAAATCCTCGCCTGCGGCCGGTGAACTCCAACTGCCCGCTCGATGAGAATCTCTCACTTCAATTGCAGATGGACTAGTTGACTGTGACGACATTGGACGAAACGAAACCAGCAGGCTTCATCCTACACACCCCGCTTCCCTCTGTTATTCGTCTCATCACAAAagcttttccttttgtttcaaTCATCTCCCTACCCATCTCTGTTGTCGGATGTGCATGCGGTTCCGCAATCTCTCTGTTTGACCGGCAAGGCATTGaacctctctctcttatCCCTGTCGCTAAGTTTCTGTCGCCTCCACTTGTATCCTGCCCTACCTCTTTTCGGCCCTTTTCCTGTCGCCATCGCACTTCTTGAACCTGCCCTGCTGCCACGACCTTCGCTCCAGCCACCATGGAAAATACTCAGTCCGGAGGTGGTACCTCCACAGGAAATTCTAGCGACTTCGTGGGTTCTCTCCCGTTGCTCCTTGCTCGCGTTTCCTTTGCTGACTCGATGACAACACAGGTCCGAAAGCTCTATAAGTAAGTCGATGCTGACTCGGAATGTCTCCTTCTGCGCTTCCACCCCTTCGCCGCAGTTTTCGGCGGGACCTGTTCTGACGAACCACCGTTTTAGAATGCTAGAAGATCCTTCATATGCGCAGATAGTACGATGGGGCGACGACAGAGACAGCTTCGTCGTTCTGGAGGTAATAAACACTCTGGCCATTTTGCTTCGCCTGTTTTATGGAGGCAAGAAGCTGATCGACCGTCAATCTTGACCGCAGTGCGAAAAATTCACCAAATCAATTCTCCCGAAACACTTCAAACACAGCAATTTTGCGAGTTTCGTACGGCAGCTCAACAAATATGACTTCCACAAGGTTCGCCAGAATAACGAGGAGACTGGGCAATCACCATATGGCCCCGGTGTATGTGTTCGGATAATAGTCTTTGATGTTGCGCTTCTAGAAATCTGACAAGATGCTCTAGGCATGGGAATTCAAGCATCCCGAATTTAAAGCGGACAACAAGGACTCCTTGGATAACATTAGAAGAAAAGCTCCTGCCCCCAGAAAGCCTCCTCAGTCCGCCGAAGATTCCATCCCCACACAACAACTCGACCTGATGAACCAGCAGATCGTTGCTCAACAACAACAGTTTCAGCATCTAGCCGATCGTTTTGCTGTTGATCAACAGCTCATGATGCAAGAAATCCGTAGAGTCCAGAAAACCGTCTTGGGCCACGAGCAAGTCATTCATTACATGATGACCTTTTTACACTCCGTGGACGCTCGTCAAAGAAGAGAGAATCGcgctgctgcagctgctttCCAAGGGCAGCCTGGTAGCTCTGAGCTAAGCCCAGCCCAAGCCCAAGCCCAGAACGACGAACCTGCATCTCCTTTGCAGCACGCCATGAAACTCCTGAGTGAAATGAATTCTGAGATTCAATTCAACCTGAGCAGCTTAGAATCGATGGGCGAAATGCAGAACAGACTCCCTGGAGCTGTGCCAACTCCGCCATTGGATCAGACCCAGCGAAACGGGACTGTGCGGCCTCCTACCTCGACTGGCCCTGCTTCTGCCATGGCATTCCCGAAGCTTAATGGTGATCTCGAGCAGGTGGTATATCCAGTTGGCGTCACTAATGGCATCGATCCGATGTACGGTGACCATATCAACAGTATTCCCTACACTATGTCGACCAAAGAAGCGGATCCGTCCGACCCAAGGCGTCAATTTGTGGACAGGAAAAAGAGCACGGGAACTAGTACGTACGCAGATCCAGGTTGGATTCGAAGCCctcatattcttcttgttgaggATGATCAAACATGTCGTCAGATTGGTGGAAAATTTCTCTATTCATTCTCTTGTGTGATCGATACCGCTGTTCGTAACTTCTTCTCTCCAAAGCTCCTTTACTCTGGTTCTGTTGGTGTTCTTATTTAACATGCCACTAGTTCGACGGCTTGGAGGCAGTCAACAAGATCCAGAGCGGGTCAAAGTATGATCTTATCCTTATGGATATTATCATGCCGAACCTAGACGGAGTGTCGGCGTGCAGTGTGATTCGAAGATTTGACGCGACCCCAATCATTGCAATGACATCGAATATCCGCAGCAGCGATATTGAACTTTATTTCCAGAATGGTATTTGAAATTTATTCTCATTTTCCTCGACTGGATGAGGCTAACAAACACAGGCATGAATGATGTTTTGCCGAAACCATTTACTCGACAGAGTCTCCTAAACATGTTGGAAAAGCACCTTGTTCATTTGAAGAACATTCCCACCGCCATTGACGCGACCCAATCGGCCCCTCCCACTGCCATCCCTCAGAACTCCGCGACCCAGTCAGTTAAAGAAGAGACAACACCCGGTCAATCCCCCGGCACATCTATTGGGAACTGGCAGTCACCTGCACAATTCCCGGGAGTGTCTCCAATTAACGTCAGCATACCAAATCAGTTCATGCAACAACAAGCCGGGGCTCCTGCAACCCCTTTTACAATTGATCAGAACGGCGGTATTCAATATCCTGGGAACCAGATGGGGTCCATGAATGTTGCAACAGCCCCTCGAACCTCGCATCGGCGACAGATGTCAGATATATCCAGCGGTGCTGATGCCCATAATCTTGCCAAGAGACAAAGAATGTTCGCGACGCCTGCCAACAATACCGTTGTGAATCCGATGCAGACCAACAGAATGCCCTAGAGTGCTTATTGAGAAGTATCTATTCTAGATGGACCTCTCCCATTACGAATAATTCAGTTGCATTTTCTCATTTACATAATTGTCCTACAGTACATGTCACGGCCTActgaacaaaaaaaaaaaaatttcctTTTAACTCACCATTTTGCCCCCTGCCTAATTACAGCGACATTAATCTTTGCTTCATTCTCTCGATATTTAACCTGGGGTTCATGGCGTTGGCGGTGACCTGGTACCCGAAACTTCATCCTGAGCAGACATTCTGCAATGCTTTGACGGTCTTATTTTATTCTATTTTCGTCCCCCTCTCTCGTTTACTATCTCGGATATTCCAAGTTGGAAAACCACGGAAAGCAACCATTGCAAGTCGACACTGTACATGTGCTTCTCATATCAAACCATTATCGGCCCGATCATCTCGGGAAGATCGAAAAGGGGTTTTTCTCCAAAGTATTTTTATCAGCATGACAAATGAACTTGGACGCAGCACCATCGGGCAGTTTTTTCCATGAAGGGGAGAGTATCGTCTTGCAATTATTTTCCCGATGCGGGCTTTCTCTACTTCGgatttgtttgttttttccatttttattttgattctttatctttttagTCTCCGTTACTTGGGCTCCCACTGGAttacctttttcttttcctttttcttttttttgttttactGTACTCCGGTATTTGACTTTGATATGTTACTTCCCCCGGCatatttcctttttcctttttttttttttcttttttggtgcGATCGGGTTATGGTCTGTCTGCAAGGGCCTTTGGCGGTGGGCGGGTGATCATCAGAGCGGTGGCGGCAAACTGGGGTTGGATGCTCGTACATGTTGAAAATGATATCGAAATACATAATGAAGTGGGGAAATGAGGGAGTTATTTTAGCAATTGTTTGTGTATAGAAGTGGCGAGCATGCCTAGCGAATTGAAACCGGTTCTTGATGctatttacggagtacatttcGATCGAATACTCCGGGAGGTCTCCGAGCATTCGTGCATGAACTGTGGAGGAGAAGGCAGCATTATGGAGTATTTGGCCTgcatctactccgtactccgtacagaggaCCTGGATATGAAGCTTCCCAACGCGCGTCCATGCCACGACATGCCTGCATCCTCCtccatacagagtacagggGAGGTATTTCACAAAAGCCATCTGCATCGCTCCCTGCACAAAAAATAAAGATAAACAATCAAGCCCCCAGCTGCATGTCTCGAAGCCCAGACCCCCGTACCAGGGATATCTCATGTTCTAGACCACCAAGCCCATAAGCacacaacaaaaaaaagtcCAGAACCTGCCGAAATCCAGACCTGGCCGTTGTGCTCCGTCCCCATtgactaactagttaatgcTTGAAAGGGAGGGGGTtcgtttttctttcttgttttgttttgttttgttttgttttgttcCCCTCCCTTCTTCTTATTCTGCTCCTCTCCCCTTAAACCGGCGCCAGTTCAGAAGAAATACCCGGCGATCTAGAACTCGAGgatatttttctttccttttcttctttctttctttc
This window harbors:
- the SKN7 gene encoding kinase-regulated stress-responsive transcription factor skn7 (antiSMASH:Cluster_1.4~SMCOG1008:response regulator~EggNog:ENOG410PIDV~COG:K~BUSCO:5976at33183), translating into MENTQSGGGTSTGNSSDFVRKLYKMLEDPSYAQIVRWGDDRDSFVVLECEKFTKSILPKHFKHSNFASFVRQLNKYDFHKVRQNNEETGQSPYGPGAWEFKHPEFKADNKDSLDNIRRKAPAPRKPPQSAEDSIPTQQLDLMNQQIVAQQQQFQHLADRFAVDQQLMMQEIRRVQKTVLGHEQVIHYMMTFLHSVDARQRRENRAAAAAFQGQPGSSELSPAQAQAQNDEPASPLQHAMKLLSEMNSEIQFNLSSLESMGEMQNRLPGAVPTPPLDQTQRNGTVRPPTSTGPASAMAFPKLNGDLEQVVYPVGVTNGIDPMYGDHINSIPYTMSTKEADPSDPRRQFVDRKKSTGTSTYADPGWIRSPHILLVEDDQTCRQIGGKFLYSFSCVIDTAFDGLEAVNKIQSGSKYDLILMDIIMPNLDGVSACSVIRRFDATPIIAMTSNIRSSDIELYFQNGMNDVLPKPFTRQSLLNMLEKHLVHLKNIPTAIDATQSAPPTAIPQNSATQSVKEETTPGQSPGTSIGNWQSPAQFPGVSPINVSIPNQFMQQQAGAPATPFTIDQNGGIQYPGNQMGSMNVATAPRTSHRRQMSDISSGADAHNLAKRQRMFATPANNTVVNPMQTNRMP